Part of the Kineococcus endophyticus genome is shown below.
CCGGTCGACGTCTCACGGCTTTCGCGCTCAAGCGAGTTCGCCGCGTTCGCGGTCGACGCGGCGGTTCTCCAGCGTCCGGCGGTATCGCTGGACGAAGTAGAACGGCACCGCGCACATGGTCACCGCGGCCAGGATGATGAACCCGACGAGGAAGACGGCTTGACGGTAGTCCTGGACCTCGGCCCAGGTCAGGGCGCCGGACTCCAGCCTGGACTGGATGACGTTGAAGCCGATGACCCACACGGCGATGCCGACGCCGACACCGACGACGGCGGTGCTCACGGCCAGGAGGCCGGGGCACATGAGGTTGCGCGCGACGGGCAGGCCCAGGGCCTTGTCCCGGGCGCGGGCGGCGCGCAGCTCCCGCTCCTGCTGGAGGGAGGACAGCGGCCACAGCAGCATCGAGACGACCATGAGTGCGAACCCGGCCCAGGACAGCCATCTGACGTCGGTGGCCACCGACAGCAGCATGACGAGCAGTGACCCGGCGAACCCGACGGCGAACATCGACAACATGCGCACCGCGGTGGGGCGTTGCCCGGTCGGTGCCCGGAGCACCTGCACCCCGGATCGGATGATGAAGACCAGGACGGCGAGGAACAGGACGGCACCGAGGATGCCGAGGACGTTCTGGCTGAGACTCACGAGGTGGTGACTTTCCGGTGCTGGGGTGCTGGTCGAACGTGGGGCGGTTGACTGCGACGTCGCGGGTGACGGCGCGGTGGGTGCAGCGGTGGGCGCGGTGGCGGGGTGGGCGGCGGCGTCAGCAGGTGGCCAGGAGCCGGTTGAGCCGCGTCCGCCTCGGCCTGGTCGACGCTGAGGCGCCAGGTGGCTTTCACGTCGATGTAGGCAACGGTGTAGGTGCACCAGCCCCCACGCCAGGACGGCAACCACTCGGCCGGGTCCTGGTCGGACTTACCGGAGTTCTCACCCTCGGTCGTGGCCACGAGGTTGGCCGGGTCGTTGGCGAAGCGCAGCCGCTCGTCCTCGGTCCACCCTGAGGCACCCGAGGCCCACGCCTCGGCCAGCGGCACCCGGTGGTCGATGGGGACCAGGCGGCTGGTCTCCTGCCCGCGCTGGAACTGCACGGTCAGCCCCGAGTACGGATCGGCCAGGACGCCGTAGGTGACGGCGCACCCGTCGGCTGCGGTCTTGACGTTGGTCAGGTCCCGGGCCAGGACGTCGTTGCGGGTCGAGCAGCCGTTGCCGTCCACGTCGGCCCAGGTCTGCCCGAACAGGGTCCGGGCGTACCGCTCGGCGCCGGCCTCGGGCGCCAGGGGCAGGGCGGTCAGCTTCACGCGCGCGTCACCGAGGGCCTGGGTGAGGGCGTACCCGCTGAGCATCCGGGCGCCCTCGACGGCGGTGGCGGTGGCGGTCGCGGTGGCGGTTGGCGCGGCGGGGGTCGAGCTGGTCTCCGAAGGCGAGAGCGTGGGCGTGGGTGTCGGCGAGGACGTCGGCGCCGAGCTGGTCGAGCTGGTCGAGCTGGTCGCCGTCGCGGTGGGACCGGTGCTGGAGGGGCTGGATTCGGTGGCGCTGCCCGGCGTACA
Proteins encoded:
- a CDS encoding HNH endonuclease family protein, with the protein product MPTSRTQRIPRYRPRYRPRPRPRRRPRRRLASAAGALCGALTVAGALTGCTPGSATESSPSSTGPTATATSSTSSTSSAPTSSPTPTPTLSPSETSSTPAAPTATATATATAVEGARMLSGYALTQALGDARVKLTALPLAPEAGAERYARTLFGQTWADVDGNGCSTRNDVLARDLTNVKTAADGCAVTYGVLADPYSGLTVQFQRGQETSRLVPIDHRVPLAEAWASGASGWTEDERLRFANDPANLVATTEGENSGKSDQDPAEWLPSWRGGWCTYTVAYIDVKATWRLSVDQAEADAAQPAPGHLLTPPPTPPPRPPLHPPRRHPRRRSQPPHVRPAPQHRKVTTS